The following coding sequences lie in one Rhinolophus ferrumequinum isolate MPI-CBG mRhiFer1 chromosome 14, mRhiFer1_v1.p, whole genome shotgun sequence genomic window:
- the LOC117033650 gene encoding uncharacterized protein KIAA1143 homolog, which translates to MSKRNQVSYVRPVEPAFLARFKEQVGYREGPTVETKRIQPQLPDEDGDHSDKEDEQPQVVVLKKGDLSAEEVMKIKEEIKAAKADEEPASSDGRIMYRKPVKRSPDEKYLGLTASSKKKKTNEDKINKQDSVKKNSQKQIKNSSLLSFDSGDEN; encoded by the coding sequence ATGAGCAAGCGGAACCAGGTGTCGTACGTGCGGCCAGTCGAGCCGGCGTTCCTGGCCCGCTTCAAGGAACAGGTCGGCTACAGGGAAGGACCCACCGTAGAGACCAAGAGAatccagccccagctcccagATGAAGATGGTGACCACAGTGACAAAGAAGATGAACAGCCCCAAGTGGTGGTTTTAAAAAAGGGAGACCTGTCAGCTGAAGAagtcatgaaaattaaagaagaaataaaggctgCCAAAGCAGATGAAGAACCAGCTTCCTCTGATGGAAGAATCATGTATCGAAAACCAGTCAAGCGTTCCccagatgaaaaatatttaggtttAACAGCAAgctcaaaaaagaagaagacgaatgaagataaaataaataaacaggacTCGGTTAAAAAGAACTCACAAAAGCAAATCAAAAACAGCAGCCTCCTTTCTTTTGACAGTGGAGATGAAAATTAG